From a single Artemia franciscana chromosome 9, ASM3288406v1, whole genome shotgun sequence genomic region:
- the LOC136031556 gene encoding uncharacterized protein LOC136031556, with translation MLLFCLLLVSVLEPTSFEHLRIVNGTMHDIYCSACQDLNILENDQHWDNCINDVYETSTPGQIHAWFGIILRTCSHSSPTELWEKYKSQMAEDILHRIWLERSDMTLDFTTEIYNCTLVMIEDFSLSVANKLSQAFGNAFT, from the coding sequence atgcttcttttctGCCTGCTTTTGGTTAGTGTACTCGAGccgacgtcctttgagcatttgagaaTTGTAAACGGGACTATGCATGACATTTATTGTAGTGCATGCCAAGATCTAAATATATTGGAGAacgaccaacactgggataattgcatcaatgacgtctacgaaacgtcaactccaggTCAAATTCATGCATGGTTTGGAATCATATTAAGAACTTGCTCTcattcatctcctacagagttatgggagaaatacaaatcgcaaatggccgaggatatactccaccgaatatgGCTAgagaggtcagatatgaccttggactttacaacagaaatttataactgcactttagttatgattgaagattttaGCTTATCTGTGGCAAACAAACTTTcgcaagcatttgggaatgccttcacctaa